Genomic window (Cloacibacillus sp. An23):
AGAACGGGCCGCGCATCGCGATGATCTGTCCCGGCCCGAAGCCGAGCGACGCGCAGCGCTCTATCACTTCCTTCGACGGAAGCACGCGCGGGAAGAGCCGTTCGCGGTAATCGTGTACTTTTGTGAAAACGTCGAGCTCCTTGCTCCCCGTCGCTATGAGCGCGCGCTCTTCGCACTTGTCGAGCAGCTTGGCAGCTTCGGCGCAGCTTTCGACGACTACGGCGTCCCCGGGCAGAGGCGTGCGCTCGCGCGCGATTCTCATGTAATCCGCGCCGGTTTCTGCGCAGGCCTTTTTTATCTCAGCGGTCACGGCGCGCGCGTAGGGATGCGTCGCGTCGGCGGCGACGGTTATTTTCTCCGCGCGCATCAGCGAAGCCATCTCCGCCGCGTCCATGCGCCCAGTCCTAACGTCGAGACCCGGCGCGTCGTGAAGCACCTCCGCGCCGTACTCGGTCGCGACGCAGCATATCATAGGCAGGCCGCTTTCGGCTATCTCGCGCGCCTCGGTCGTGCCGCCGAAGAGCAGGAGCTTTTCCTTCATGCTAATCCTTGTAGCCGCGCGGCGTTACGAGCCGTCCGCCGAGCTCGCGCGTCGAGCTGTTGCCTATTATGACGGTGCAGAACATGTCTATCGGGGCTTTCGGCAGCTCGCCGAGCGTCGTGACGCCGTGAGTCTCCCCGTCGCGCCCCGCGTTGCGCACCCAGCCGGCCGGCGTCGAAGCGGGCTTTTCATCCATTAATATCGCGCAGGCGCGCGCAAGGTGCTCCGGCCGCCCGCGGCTCGCGGGGTTGTAGAGGCATATAACGAAGTCCGCCGCGGCCGCCGCGCGAAGGCGCTTCTCGATAAGCTCCCACGGCGTGAGCAGGTCGCTCAGACTTATCACGGCGAAGTCGTGCATCAGCGGCGCGCCGAGCACCGCCGCCGCGGTCGAGGCCGCCGTCATGCCCGGCACTATCTCTACGTCGGCCTGTCCGTCGGCTATCTCGAGCATGATTCCCGCCATGCCGTATACGCCGGGGTCGCCGCTCGAAATAAGCGCGACGGTGTGCCCGGCCTTTGAAAGTTCGAGCACCTTGCGGCAGCGCTCCGTTTCTCCCTTCATCGGCGAGGCGACGAGCTCCTTGCGTCCCTCGAAGAGCGGGCGCACCAGTTCTATGTAAGCCTTATATCCGATTATGATGTCACATTTTTCGAGAGCCGCGAGCGCGCGCGGCGTCATCTGGTCCTCGTTGCCCGGACCGAGGCCGACTACGTAAATCATCCTCTCGCCGCCTTCGCGAGCGCGCTGTAGCAATTTTTAGCCATGTCCATGTCCACCTTTTCCTTCAGCGAAAAAAGAAGCTTGTTTATCATGTTGCGCGACGCTTCGCGCACGGCGTCGCTGTCGCAGGCCGAGCCCGAAAGCTCCGCCGCCATCTCGCGCTCCGCGAAGGAGCGTATCTCCTCTATCATCGGCATACACTCGTGGATGTGGTGCCACTCGTAGAAGCGCGCGATGTGTTCCTCCATTATGCGCTCTATCGTCTCTCGCAGCTCCGCGGGCAGCGCGTCGCAGCCGAGCGAGTCCATGTCGTAGAGCGTGACGCGCTCCATCGCGCCTATCGCGGGCTCCACGTCGCGCGGCACGGCGAGGTCGGCTATCACGACTCCCTCCGCGCGCGGCGCGAAGTCCTTCGCGAGCAGGACGTAGTGCGGACTCGCCGTCGCTCCGATTATCACGGAGCTTTCGCCCGCCGCCTCATAACGGTCGTCATATGAAATTATTTCGACGCCGCGCGGCGGCTTCGCTCCGTCCTTGCGGCAGCGGCGGCGCGTCATGCGGACTTCCGCGCCCTCCGCGACGAGCATCGAGGCGCAGAGCATCCCTATCTCTCCGCTGCCGATGACGAGCGCCCGCGCCCCGGCGAGGCCGCCGAGCGATTCCCTTATCCGGCGCACCGCGCGCTGCGCGACGGAGGTCTCGTGCGGATGTTTCTT
Coding sequences:
- the cobJ gene encoding precorrin-3B C(17)-methyltransferase; protein product: MIYVVGLGPGNEDQMTPRALAALEKCDIIIGYKAYIELVRPLFEGRKELVASPMKGETERCRKVLELSKAGHTVALISSGDPGVYGMAGIMLEIADGQADVEIVPGMTAASTAAAVLGAPLMHDFAVISLSDLLTPWELIEKRLRAAAAADFVICLYNPASRGRPEHLARACAILMDEKPASTPAGWVRNAGRDGETHGVTTLGELPKAPIDMFCTVIIGNSSTRELGGRLVTPRGYKD